taaaaaaatatgttggaaatttaGTATGTCGATTTCGAAAAagttgaaaaaaatatattagcgTGCAATGGCTTTAAAATAcacattttttaatatttgctCCTAATTTAAACGATTATCtcgacatatatacatatatatagtgTACATGATGCTTAACTTGATAATTAAATAGTGTACatgagataattaaatagtGTACATGAAAACTTTCCGACAAAAAACGAATGAATCTGTGGACATGTTTGAAGCATGACACCAGTGAAAAGGGTCCCTCAAATCAAAAGTTCACAGTGTAGAATAATTTATATATGAAAACCATCTGTTTCCCCTATTTAATTTCTCAcacaaaaatcaagaaaaaatatcTCGATGTTCTAAAGGTCTATTAAAATGTCTAGCAccaagaaaaattattttttggatAAATTCGGCATCGGTTTAGGCTGCAGCAGCAGCTGCAGAAGGCCAAAACTATCGGCGGTATTCTGCCCGAGTACCCCTATAAAATCACACTCCTCTCCCTCCACCTCATCGGCCGCCTTTTCCTCGGCCGTGGACATGCCACCAGCATGCTACTCCTCTGATACCGACTCGGAAATCATGCGCCTGAGGAGTGTTAAGTGTTTTGGAAGAATCGACGACGAGACTGTGGCGTTGGAGAAAGATTCCGACAACCCATATCTGGATTTCCGCCAATACATGCTGAAGATGATTCTGGAGAAGCAAATTTACTCGAAAGATGATCTGAAAGAACTTCTGAATTGTTTCTTGCAGCTGAATTCTCCTTACTACCACGGAACCATTGTAAGGGTTTTTACAGAGATATGGAATGAGGTTTACTCTATTAAGCCTACCGCAGcatctgcatgaaacgtggGTGTCACGTGACTTCTAGGCATGCACGTGCGATGCCATTGATTTCCATTTTTAATAGTTAGGAGAGAACCTTATAGTATTTGGCGTGAAATAAATATACAGCCATGCATGAACCCTAAGATCTACCAATGGTTGGTAATTGTACGTGGATAGAAAatctttttatattttattaatattatattttcatgaGTATAGTTCCTTGCTTATAtttcttttgaaaatattacttatATTAATAGATTTGTTTTCGTCATGTAAAATGATGtggaaatttaaatttaagctGAAAATTGTAAAGTGAGTATAATTgtattttttatatgattttttaatagaattttaatttttacgtGAGAAATGTTGAATAAACGTGCAAGCATTTAAAAATTTGATAACGTGACATATtagtattattaaaataaagggGTGTTACTCACAAATAAATTGATGTTACCTTtgtcaataaaataaaaattaccaTAATTCCTCGCGTTGATTACAAATTGATCGGTACATTATGAATATATAATAAAGAggatagattttttttttctctaacagtgtaaataaatgttgattaaaaaaattgtaattaataatttactcaataaaatattaacattttttgttttttttaacctaataaaaatttagaacaagctgtattttaaatttgattaaaaaaacaaaGTGATAAAGTGAGGATTTAAGAAGTGATGATAAAATGAAGATATACGATGATATTTTGGATAAGTAaaattgatccgtgagaccgtctcataagagttTTTGTATTGTTGGAACAAGTGTTGGTCGTTTTATCAAAAGCTTTATCAAAAGTTATAAATTATGGGCCAGAAAACTCATTTTTTTACTTATTAAGATATATTTCGTAAATTCTTTAATTTGAGACTAATTCCATAAACATGACAAGAatgtcaattttatttttttttagttcTTGAAACTCTAGGTTTTCCAAAATCAATacgcatgaaaaataaatttgaaaactatGTCCACCAAAATCGAGATCACGAGTTATATGAATGTTATTAATCACAAAATCTTGTTTGCCAATTAACCTTCATGCATGCCCCATTTCAATATGCACCATAACCACACCAAACCCATAGGCATATTAGAACTACTTTACAACTGAAAGGTCTTGCAATCCACATTGGGACTTTATTTATTGAAATATCGATACTTGTCATCACTTCACTTTCAGCAAACAAAGTTGATCTCATCTTGTTGGCTGATTATTGGACAGAAAAAAGATTCTTGAAATCAAAGGATGGTGAAGGGGAACCAAATTTTGGGGCCATATTCACATTTTCCCACTCGTTGAAACAAAGGTTTTGATTTAAAGCATAGAGATTTGTGGCTTCAAATTAGTTGCACACCTTTTGTTTGTCAAACCTCTAATTGTCAAAAACATGTTCAATACAATTTCCACCTCTTTATGACTTTTATCTGTTATAGAGAGACCAATTACTTCTTGAAGATTAAATATATATCGTAATTTCGTTATCAAAATTTACATGATTTTGAGGGTTTCgattaattgattaaataatgatgacaaaaacttgtgtgagacggatatcttatttggaacatcatgaaaaaatatttctttttatgctaagagtattattttttattgtgaatatcggtatagttgatccgtctcacagacaacaattcgtgagatcgtctcacaagagacctactcaataatgataaatattttcattagaATATCCAAGAACATTAAGGGAATATTAGTTTTGGGAAACGAAAAGGTAAATGGAGTGCAGTTATCTACAACATTTTGAATATTA
The Primulina eburnea isolate SZY01 chromosome 5, ASM2296580v1, whole genome shotgun sequence genome window above contains:
- the LOC140831616 gene encoding transcription repressor OFP7-like, producing MSSTKKNYFLDKFGIGLGCSSSCRRPKLSAVFCPSTPIKSHSSPSTSSAAFSSAVDMPPACYSSDTDSEIMRLRSVKCFGRIDDETVALEKDSDNPYLDFRQYMLKMILEKQIYSKDDLKELLNCFLQLNSPYYHGTIVRVFTEIWNEVYSIKPTAASA